The proteins below come from a single Cannabis sativa cultivar Pink pepper isolate KNU-18-1 chromosome 3, ASM2916894v1, whole genome shotgun sequence genomic window:
- the LOC115709805 gene encoding uncharacterized protein LOC115709805 isoform X1: MALVTHPMQGSYVTLPSRPLLWLRGFKLKRHVTTLHISGRTDASFLLKRNISSSVGPSCVSRPKPKALRILAFKGNARNNEPGGRASGSKSGKNSVKLKESEDAITESSKANDVSVSYSCEANESVSSPAIHRLFKKWLTNLRTQSSDHVVDDIIEGEEPAPTNISETELETEKKETTSLLKVIWCHFLRLDASIKIPLMVFIPMYLAINLKYGAEVSKDLTPLWIIGPVIVALYVKLLGWLFGLYVFTFKQAVKVIKNWPAYCMVAYSYIVQGKLKEEVHARFWQPVLDIKNMNYKEAFKRKMKEWGEWLVEKYLDFVESIWPYYCRTIRFLKRANLI; encoded by the exons ATGGCGTTGGTCACCCATCCAATGCAG GGTTCTTATGTGACATTGCCCTCAAGGCCCTTACTTTGGTTAAGGGGGTTTAAATTGAAAAGACATGTAACTACACTACACATATCTGGGAGAACAGATGCTTCTTTCTTACTAAAGCGGAATATTTCTTCGAG TGTAGGGCCTTCGTGTGTAAGCAGACCAAAACCTAAAGCTTTGCGAATTTTAGCCTTTAAAGGTAATGCTCGAAACAATGAACCTGGAGGTAGAGCAAGTGGATCAAAGAGTGGCAAGAACTCGGTCAAACTAAAAGAGAGCGAGGATGCCATAACTGAATCTTCAAAGGCAAATGATGTTTCAGTTTCCTACTCCTGCGAGGCAAATGAGAGTGTGTCGTCACCTGCTATTCACCGGTTATTCAAGAAATGGTTGACAAACCTGCGAACACAATCCTCAGATCATGTAGTGGATGACATTATAGAAGGAGAGGAACCAGCTCCTACCAATATATCTGAAACTGAACTTGAGACTGAGAAGAAGGAAACAACTTCTCTTCTAAAGGTGATTTGGTGTCACTTTTTGAGACTGGATGCATCAATTAAGATACCCTTGATGGTATT CATCCCTATGTACCTGGCCATAAATCTGAAATATGGGGCCGAAGTTTCTAAAGATTTGACTCCCTTGTGGATAATTGGGCCCGTTATCGTTGCTCTTTATGTAAAGTTGCTCGGGTGGTTATTTGGTCTCTACGTATTCACCTTCAAGCAGGCAGTTAAAGTCATTAAGAACTGGCCCGCATACTGCATGGTGGCCTACAGCTATATTGTGCAAGGAAAGCTTAAGGAGGAAGTTCATGCTCGTTTCTGGCAACCCGTGTTAGACATCAAAAACATGAACTACAAGGAGGCATTTAAACGAAAGATGAAAGAATGGGGAGAGTGGTTAGTAGAGAAATACCTTGATTTTGTGGAGTCAATATGGCCATATTATTGCAGAACAATCAGGTTCCTAAAGAGGGCTAACCTCATttag
- the LOC115709805 gene encoding uncharacterized protein LOC115709805 isoform X2, with protein sequence MTSITRGSYVTLPSRPLLWLRGFKLKRHVTTLHISGRTDASFLLKRNISSSVGPSCVSRPKPKALRILAFKGNARNNEPGGRASGSKSGKNSVKLKESEDAITESSKANDVSVSYSCEANESVSSPAIHRLFKKWLTNLRTQSSDHVVDDIIEGEEPAPTNISETELETEKKETTSLLKVIWCHFLRLDASIKIPLMVFIPMYLAINLKYGAEVSKDLTPLWIIGPVIVALYVKLLGWLFGLYVFTFKQAVKVIKNWPAYCMVAYSYIVQGKLKEEVHARFWQPVLDIKNMNYKEAFKRKMKEWGEWLVEKYLDFVESIWPYYCRTIRFLKRANLI encoded by the exons GGTTCTTATGTGACATTGCCCTCAAGGCCCTTACTTTGGTTAAGGGGGTTTAAATTGAAAAGACATGTAACTACACTACACATATCTGGGAGAACAGATGCTTCTTTCTTACTAAAGCGGAATATTTCTTCGAG TGTAGGGCCTTCGTGTGTAAGCAGACCAAAACCTAAAGCTTTGCGAATTTTAGCCTTTAAAGGTAATGCTCGAAACAATGAACCTGGAGGTAGAGCAAGTGGATCAAAGAGTGGCAAGAACTCGGTCAAACTAAAAGAGAGCGAGGATGCCATAACTGAATCTTCAAAGGCAAATGATGTTTCAGTTTCCTACTCCTGCGAGGCAAATGAGAGTGTGTCGTCACCTGCTATTCACCGGTTATTCAAGAAATGGTTGACAAACCTGCGAACACAATCCTCAGATCATGTAGTGGATGACATTATAGAAGGAGAGGAACCAGCTCCTACCAATATATCTGAAACTGAACTTGAGACTGAGAAGAAGGAAACAACTTCTCTTCTAAAGGTGATTTGGTGTCACTTTTTGAGACTGGATGCATCAATTAAGATACCCTTGATGGTATT CATCCCTATGTACCTGGCCATAAATCTGAAATATGGGGCCGAAGTTTCTAAAGATTTGACTCCCTTGTGGATAATTGGGCCCGTTATCGTTGCTCTTTATGTAAAGTTGCTCGGGTGGTTATTTGGTCTCTACGTATTCACCTTCAAGCAGGCAGTTAAAGTCATTAAGAACTGGCCCGCATACTGCATGGTGGCCTACAGCTATATTGTGCAAGGAAAGCTTAAGGAGGAAGTTCATGCTCGTTTCTGGCAACCCGTGTTAGACATCAAAAACATGAACTACAAGGAGGCATTTAAACGAAAGATGAAAGAATGGGGAGAGTGGTTAGTAGAGAAATACCTTGATTTTGTGGAGTCAATATGGCCATATTATTGCAGAACAATCAGGTTCCTAAAGAGGGCTAACCTCATttag